The genomic stretch aaactacgtacctcgttctttgtaattaaaatgttaatgcgaggaatgcatcactttaaacatcacttcgctgacatatgacgactgtcagccgcgaaccacctgacttatgcccgcggaccacactttgagaaccactgttttatagcattgaaaaaaaaaaccccactgatAAAAACCACAGAAAAAACTTACATCAGTTTGTCCCATCCAATCCCATAAttttttaacgtttttttttttgctaaaacaaaaccaatgaaAAACCTAAGCCAGATAGTAGAAACAGGCTTTTTTGGAAGAAAAATCTCTGGGTAACCCCTGACCGTTAAACTATCTTTCTGAAATCCTTGCAATCTTTTTGGCATCTAGTCTTCCCCATGTTTCCAACAAAACTTACAGCACTCTATCATTCATTGAGGCTTTTTACCCTCATTTATATTCTGTAGAGTTTTTCCCCCATACAGCCTAGACTCACCTGAAAGCTATAGGCTCAATTGGTGATGGTAAAAATGCTACTAGAATTCCCAGTAAAGTCACAGCCACAATGAATGCTATGAAAAAGGTACTCCATCTGGGAAATGAAAGATGATAGTGTATCAAAACAGAAAGTTTAATGATgaaaagacattgtttttaatttaatggaATCCTTTTGTTAATAATCTATTAATTTGTGCCTGCCATTAGCAAAGAACTTAacctctatttttttaaaaagtcatttccaataacatttttttccataagcTCTTGAAAGGCATGTCTGAAAAGTTTTGTTACAATGTAAATGACCAtttcaaacacatttattaaGCACATCCTGATgcacattttcaaatgttttaaaactaaatgttctTAAGAACGGCAGAACAGTTGTAGATGTTACCGGATTTGATGAAAAAGAATCAAGTTTCATGGGCTCTGATCTCGtctcagattaaaaaaaaaattctctcgaTGTGGCTGCCCATGGAGGGTGCTCGAACAGGGTTTTTTGTCTCTTAGTAAGAAATGAAGCCCGCAATTCGTGTAGCAACAACCTACTACGCCGTTGCAACACGATTGTGAAGTATGAGATACGAAAGTGTATATATTGGTACAGTGGGTTGTCGTGCTTACAGATCATTAAGCTTATAACCCCAATCTGTCTATTAGAACTATTTGCAGCAGCAGTACTAACAAAACTACAACATACACCGCGCCGCAAGCAGATAAGAGAGAAACCGTGAGGAATATATACCCGCCCTCTCAAAAAGAGagtgaggaagaaaaacaaccaaccaCCTAGCGCTATAGCAAACAATCTCAATTGGAAATGAGTGCGCAGTGTATATGAACAAACCCTTGAGATGCACGAGAAGCGAGTTCTTCGTCCCTCTCGTCTTCTCTTATACGATCCAGTAAAGTAGCATCCCCATCTCCCCGCCGTCGTCTAACCTCAAACTCCATTTTGCTCAAGGGAGAAAAGCGATCGACTGTCTGCAGCTGGGCTCGTCACAGTTACTGCCCCTGGCTCTGATGTCACATTCGAACCACCGGGAGTCAGTAGTATAGCTTATTAATCATTGCTCAAACATACGAACAGTCAGAATCAGTGGTGTGGTGGGTACGTGTGCACGAGCGTTTGTATCATACACTTAAAGTGGGTGTAAACGCAGATGTGAATTAAGTAGTCTTACTCTTGGTAATATTTGAGGGATAACTATACATGTAttgcttttttcatgtttgaaaaGTATTCTCAACGCAACATCCTCTCGCTGCCTGCATGGTGTGACTGGATTTTCTATATGAGAGGGGTGTGGAGGGATGATAAATTATAGGGACAAAATCGAAGTCTTCTAACATGATAGTAGAAAACTCCCGGCGGCAAGCCCTGTAGCAGAACAGGTGTAAAACCCATTGTGCTATTAACCTACCTCACCTCCATCCGGCACCGCCCCCTCAAccctgagacaagatctgaatccaggaccTCTATGATCCTCGCTAGAGCGCTGACAAGGGAGTGTTTTACCAAAACGCGCTACAGGAGCGCCCCTCCTTCACCGGTTGTCTCATGCATCACTGTGATGGACGAGGGTTTAGACAGGTCGCATAATTCGGTCTGGGGTGGAGATGGGCCTGGCCTGGCGAGTACCAGCACGCGTGACCTCACCAGTCGCTCAAAAGTTGACGCCAAACTTTGCGAGTCGCGGCACATCCAGGTCTTTGCATGTCCCCGTCACGGTTTGCTGTGCGTCACGTCAAAGTACTACGTGCACGCGGTCTGTCACGAGACGGACACTTGCTGAGACAGAAGTTTGCCACCGCCCTTGCTTTCGACACCACTATGCGTTCCTATacgcacgcgtgtgtgtgtgtgtgtggacacacGTGTCCATCTACATGTGTactgtgtgcatgcgtgtatgtACCTGTGCACTAGCAAGCAGATACATTTTGTGTCCATGTGGATGTGcatgtttttcttctgcagGTCAGCTGTACATTATTATAAAGAAAAGGACACTATAAGGTGATGGCGTGGTTGTGCACACGTGGCTTCTAAACACATCGCAGTGCTTGCAAAGACACACACTTTGCTCAAACGAGAAATGAGTACACATatctgtataattttatttctccatatAACACTACCCCCAACCTTTGTAAATAGTCGAATTATTTGTCAAATCGAAATAACCGATTTGCAGATCATTTGGGAATGttgaaaagcagaaaacaatttattttttaaaaaccttgtTTGACACTGTTTCACGAATTACCTCACAATTCAACGTTTATTTATAAAGTTACAATGCAAATGTTCAACAGAAAAGCATTTTATCCACACATAGGAAGCCAACTAGCCAAACAATAAGTAACAGTGtcacaaggaaataaaaatcgGACTGTATGTTTAGGGATAAATTGAAAAATTGAAGGTAAGAGTTACAACTATCAAATGCTATGTACAGACACTTGTTTGGGTCATGCAAGTGGTTTACAAACACCTCTATCACATTTTAATCCCTGGGATGGATACAGACATtagaaaaagactgaagaaataggaagaagaaaaaaaaaacctccgaTAAAAAAGTCcagaaataagaaatacttCTTATATTGATATTGTAATCAGCTGTAAGagggaaaatatttgtatggATAAATAGCAATAATTTCACCGAAATGACATCTTTTCTAACCATTTATAATTTTCAGGACTGATTTCTGGAGGGGTTTGAATACAGTTAAGTTGCCACTTCGCGATGAGTTATGTAACTGGCTTACTCTTTTGGAGGATATGTACTTTGTACCATTACACTATTCAGCGactacacaaaaaataaatacaaagattcCGAAATGCTTTTATTCTATCTATATGCTGAATGTTTCCATATTAGTCTGAAAACATTAGCCAAAGAAGAGTTTTCCCTTCAGATCTTAGGAATTAGGACCTTATAATGAATGAAACCTACTAATCTGAAGATAAGTTTGCACTCGGTTCAGTCTTGAAAACGGTCAGCAACGGCTTTATTAtgtatttcctttttgttttaaattctaTTATTCCAAATACCCTTTTCCGAGATATTTCTCGGATTTGTCTGCTACGCATGACGAATATGGCTCTAAGACCACACCTGAGCTAATCTACATGGTGAAGCTGGCACTAGTTCATTTTGCTCGAGCTGTTGGAAAGGGTGCGGCGTTGGTGGGCGTTGGTGTCGTTGCCGCGGGTCCACCCCCGCCCTCAATGTTTCCGGTGGGGCCAGAGTTAGCCCCCGCATCCGGCTGCACGGGGTCAGTTTGTGATGGTGCAATATTAGCGGCAGAGGTTGTGGTTGCGATTATGGTTGTTGTAGGGGCAGCAGTAGTGTCGTTTAGCTGTTGGATCGTCGGTGTGACGACATCCACAATACTCGTCGTCGTCTCTATTGTTACTGTCGCCGTCGTGGTGTCGATCGCGCTGGAGGTCATGTCGAAGATGGGCGGCGCGGTGGTGACCAGTTGCTGCCGCAGCAATGTGATCTGGTCCTGCATCTGTCGTATGCGAGCCATGAGGATGGCCATCTCCTGCGCCTCCTTCCGGCGCTGTAAGACCGTCTCCACCAGCTTGCTGACCAGCTGCAGCACCATGGTGCGCAGCCTCTCCGCGTCCAGACTGGCAACGTTCTGGCGCACCGTGTCCAGCAGCTGGGTCATTGGAGTAGCCTGCGTCGGACCTGCAGTGgaaaagatacaaaaaaagTGACTTGAACTTTTGTACTTGTTTCCCGTTTACTGGtggttcaagaagaaaaaagatgacgacgacgatgatgatgatacacgtcttactatttttgtttgctgttgttataTTACGGATTTTATGTACAGATAAATGCAAATCAAAATACTGAGGGATTTAGCTAACAGGGAAAATAGATCGGAGCTAAGGTCTATTGGAAATGTAGTAGCCAGCAGAGAACTAGTgagaaaaagaagtttaaaaacatGGGAAGTACAAGATAacgaaaaagataataataagcTATGAATAATGGAAAACATAACAATGAACAAGGTAAAAGTGAAAATATCGTTCAAGAACTGGTGTCCGACCCGAAGATGctcaggttcgatacccgtgtggcgtaGAGAGCTTTCTAGCTGTCAGGAaagggtacctgactccacagacaGTTTGGAGAAGGTGGGGCATCGAGGAGATGGACATCCCCCTTACACAAAACTGGCTCCAAGAAAAGCTTTTACTTTTACccttattaattttattctcaTCGTCTTTAACCAGTTTGAGGATGTTATATGTGAAACAAATTAGGTTTGTTGCACACTAATAAGACAGACACCAGACACCAGAGCGTTTATTTACAATGATGTTGATAAAATTCTGAAGACAGTACTTGACAACTGGAATCAGAATATGCCTTACTTGTTCCTGCGCCTGTTCCGGGGGCAGTCCCTCCTGTTCCAGACGTGGAGCCTGAGCCTGGAGACGTGCCAGTGCCGGCGGGTTGGAGCGGAAGTTGCGGCAAGGTGCTGAGGTCGATACGACCGATGAAGTTCTTCTCGAAGGAACCCAGATACAGGACGTTGTTGACTTCGTTCACCTCGCTGACGCCACTATAAGGTATGTTGATAACGAGCGTGTAAACaggatgaaaggaagaaagaatactAGCAGCTCAcgtgtttattttcatgtttttgttttaaacttctAGAAGGATGAACCTATTATTTCAATTGACTAGGCTGAACTTTGCACAGAATACTGAAGATTGAGGAAagagcaccccaccctcaatcCCGTTTTCTtcatacacaacaaaaacaaaacacaaaaccttcacagaaaactgtaaaacataCAGACGGCTTGTGAACTTTGGTTTTTCAATAGGTATTCTGCAGGGCAATGCAATGAGCAGCCTGCCCAACCCTCCCCCACCAAAAGAAAAGACTTCTACCTAGTAGATACGTTCTATGACTGGACTTGTGGGGAAAGGAACATCTGCAATCTGAATTACAGTTGTTCaatattactactactactacttctactacttctactactactatatTATTAGAAATTTACAGCAGAGTAGTtccaattatatatatatcctagcACTCCATCTAACAATGACATTCTATCACTCGATATAGTATTTGTAAGGTGACAGAATCGACATCTCTCTGCGCATGACAGTGTTTGTAGTCCTGTCTCCTCAAAGGAAGGATGTTATTCACTCAGATTATGTCATGAGTTTAAAATGCTATTTGTACGCAGCTCAACCCAgtcatttacaaacaaatattgtttcCCACTAGAACTTTGAACATAGGTTAGCTAGCGGGTTGTACTCTTTGACAGTGCTATTAATGGGTACACGTGCAAATGTATTTGATAGGCGTATTTAATAACATTATTCTATATAATCGCATAAATGTGTGATTGTGGGTATATGGATTTTTGTCTCACTGTACTGCGCTGtgctctctctcgctctgtgtgtgtgatgagcaGATAGGGAGGGAGGAACAAGTAAAGTAAGAGAAGGAACTGACCTGTAAACGTGACCACTTGGATCTTGAAGACTTCTGATAATTTTTCCATTGGCATCTAGTTCTACGATGATGCCAAATTTAGGAGACTGCATCATCACATCTTCTCGAGGCATCTGCAACGGTAACTTGAGAATTACAGAGTTtattaacataaacataaatatatgaaCTCAGACGTAGGAACTACTCATCTAATTAACAATGACTTCTGGAAACACCAACTTAATTAACACTTCATGAGGTATTATGGACCTGGAGCTCTTTTGGGAAAGTGGTGAAAGTAAGCGAGAATAgttataacacacacatatggttCGGACGGAAAGGGTGAAAATTTTTATAGATGGCCAAGTACCTGGAgggcgggaaaaaaaaaaaaaaaaaaggaaacagatcGTTTGGACTTACCAAGATAATGATTGGAACTGTATTAACGTATGTGtacattttatgtgtgtgtgcacttgtttgtaatataaatatatttggttttttttcaaacagctgTTCATTAAATAACTCGACCTGCATGATATGCTCGCGAATAGCTGGCTGGGTACCGTAGGTATCAAGGACAGACGGCAGGTTGGCATGTCGTGCACGAGAAAATGCCACCCAGTAAGTCCCTCTGTTTGTTCTGCGAATGTTGTCCACGAAGCCAGGAAGATTCTCGGCGAACACATCTATTGTTCCACGCCTGGGCGAGTTGCGGCCGATCCAGGCCCTGAGCAAAGCAAACATACCATTAGTAAGCGACCTCTGTCTGCAGTCACGTCCACCTCCTGCTCGTCTTGTGACTgagtatttattttgttaactgcGTACACTTTTTTCCCAGTTGTAACTGCCCTTTGCGATGAAAATAGCCGTTTATCATTTGTTCGCAACCTAACGTCGCCGGTCTGGCGGTAGAGGAAGTCATCAGTCACCAACTGCGATGTGAAGGGTTAGCTTCATGCAGGTTCCGGATGACGGCAGAGACAGTTCTTAACGCTGCATCGAAGACTACTTCTGTTATGTCGCATTCCACGTCGTTAATTAATACTATCTGTGCTCATCTGCTCGTCCCCAAACATTTATTTACGGGGAATTATATTTACAGTACACCATTAACATTAAGATCAGTTGTCTCCTTCggagaagatatatatatattaaaccaAGGATATGCAAGTCAGGTAACAATGCAAACGCtatgtttaaatgattttttttattatttgtgtgtgtgtgtgaaaagagggagagagtggaggaagagaaagagagagaaagggatcttacaaatataacattaaaatcCTCAAAGCGCCGTGCAGACCGTGAATATTATTAACGGACCGTTGACATACTATACAAGGACATTAACACCTGATGTCCAGATGTCCAGACGTCATACCTGTGAATCCTACTTCGACCACCCTCGGCTATCAGCAGAAAATCCTCGTTGGGCGACAGTTCTACGCCGTTGGGAAAGTGAAGGTTGGTCACCAGCTCTTGCGGGTAGCCTTTGTTTGGATCGTAGACAAGGActctgcaagtaaaaaaaaaaatgttgttgttgatatttaCCAAATGATATGTTTGTCGCACTATCCTCGAGCAGCCTTGTGTTTAAATTACTATGCTCGCCATCTTGTCAATCACAAAGAGATAGCAACATATCTATACGAGTAATTCGCACACATTTGTacacaacaaaatataatttacaacACCTTCCCTGTCCTTCACCTTTCTTGTGATGATTTAGTGTCAATGCTGCAAAAACGCTCACatgacatcaaaatattctCAGGTGAGGTACATAAACTTTGTCGATTCGGTATACAACAGACAATGGGTAAAGCgaacaaacaaattttctcaGAGTCAGCCTCATCCACTACACTGTATAATTAATTCTGCTCAGCTTTTATTCTAGATGACTTATTACCATAAAATTGTCAAGGCCCACACTCCCAGGTTGTCAAGGGAGATCCTCTTGATTGTGCGTCTGGTATTTACGAGCTGTGTGGTTCAGAAGGGTTAAGACTTATATTCCAGGCGATTTGGAGTTGTAATCTATCATGCTTCTGTCAGGCGTATACCATAATTTTGCTCTTCTCTCGGTCCCGTGTACCTACCTTCCGCTGGTCTCTCCTTCCAAGGTGATGTTCATGAAGTCGTTGGGGTCTCTCCACCTGGAGGACGAGGACGTGAAGAAGACGACGCCATTTTGTGACTGCACGACGTCATTCAGGTAGCCTAGAGGCTTCCCGTTGACGAGGGTGTTGTTGGACACCAGAACCCGATAATTACCTGGAAAACAACAAGTTGATGTCACGCTTTCCGCAATAAACATTGTGAAATATGATAGCTCAGGAATGTCTGCAGaagaattgtttgtttgtgaatgcggtcacgtgatcacttCAGAGGCAAGTAGGATGCCTGTCACTCTGGCATGTCGGCCGATTCTCAAGAGACACGTAAACAATACTGCGCAGTAGTATACTACGACTGTTATTGTTACTAATGACACTGCAACTGTTTCTGATGATACTGTCAACAGGTGGAGTAAACCGTCACAgcgtttctctttgttttttctcaCCGCTGCCTccagttccatttttttttttcttaccgtCAAAAAATCCTCGTTGAACCCAGGTGCGCCGGTTTGGAGGTCTCACTTTCAAAATGCCCCGGTAGGGGTCAGCGACGAGAAGGTGGTCGTCACGTGTCCTTCTCATCCCTAAGGGTCTTCCGCAGGTTCCTACCGGAGAGTTGGGCCAACCTACACAACACATTCAGCAAATACATTTGTCAGCATCTTCAGTAACTAGCGGTGGTAGACGGTGAAGATACAggacagaagaaacaaaaacaacagcctAGTAGCCTtatacagtggcgtaggaagatgttcggcgttgggggggcaaactccctgctgacagtgaacggcgttcgcaatcgcgcattacgtaaaaaaggatgagggggggggggtactgcacgcacgtacgtacacagtggtagcatcacaacacgctgctttattgttaaaaggcaaagcagcattaaataagaaaaaaacaaattaaagaatgactccccggctaccaaacattatacctaaaaaagaaaacaccaaacccccgtgacagcaacgatcaacattccagctctgcacatatacaccagcgcgcacacacctatgcacacatgcgcgcatgcacaggccgcgcagtcacactcggtcacacaccgtacacGTCTGCATACTGGGCAGGGTAATGgccatcgggtggaaaaacaaaggtaaagattaattaagcctactcacccaacggctcgtgacacgcgttgttctatctcaaaacaaacgcggggaaaatacgctggttgctggaaccctcttctagacaccacgccagttccagcgacagtacacacagcacgtggcaaacccccgactactcccagagacgggcacaggtctctccgccccgccgtcttcccagtccacatatacctgtgtggcaggtttctataggcttcaagaaacct from Pomacea canaliculata isolate SZHN2017 linkage group LG8, ASM307304v1, whole genome shotgun sequence encodes the following:
- the LOC112570887 gene encoding adipocyte plasma membrane-associated protein-like, yielding MAAMALVLQALSVRLPPPPPLIGPLIRNDFLARATIYAQSRVNAPESMIIVDNYVYAGNRDGTIVEIEPGTQQSRLIHPSPAILRACGWPNSPVGTCGRPLGMRRTRDDHLLVADPYRGILKVRPPNRRTWVQRGFFDGNYRVLVSNNTLVNGKPLGYLNDVVQSQNGVVFFTSSSSRWRDPNDFMNITLEGETSGRVLVYDPNKGYPQELVTNLHFPNGVELSPNEDFLLIAEGGRSRIHRAWIGRNSPRRGTIDVFAENLPGFVDNIRRTNRGTYWVAFSRARHANLPSVLDTYGTQPAIREHIMQMPREDVMMQSPKFGIIVELDANGKIIRSLQDPSGHVYSGVSEVNEVNNVLYLGSFEKNFIGRIDLSTLPQLPLQPAGTGTSPGSGSTSGTGGTAPGTGAGTSPTQATPMTQLLDTVRQNVASLDAERLRTMVLQLVSKLVETVLQRRKEAQEMAILMARIRQMQDQITLLRQQLVTTAPPIFDMTSSAIDTTTATVTIETTTSIVDVVTPTIQQLNDTTAAPTTTIIATTTSAANIAPSQTDPVQPDAGANSGPTGNIEGGGGPAATTPTPTNAAPFPTARAK